A genomic window from Acidobacteriota bacterium includes:
- a CDS encoding TonB-dependent receptor codes for MHMAIRAFIGAMLIFALVSGQAVANWQAAKIKGLVNGIQADGSKLPLAGAVVTLRGTALTTKDPVTVTTDEEGRYTLFDLLPGDYQLTIEVPGFESYSKSYKIVSGAVSAITVDLRIKETKEAVVEIKANPNEIDKTETSVVSQIQEKTLRNAPLVNETFQDALPLVPGVVRGPDGLLNIKGARASQSGLLVNSANVTDPVTGNYAISLPIEAIETVSVLSSPYSAEFGKFSGAVTTIGTRAGGNTWRFLFTNFIPRMRRRTDPDTGKSKLVGLESITPRLIFMGPIIKDKLTISQSFQYQFVRNIVPSLPNLKNDVQYESFDSFTQLDWNINGRNHLTGVLSLYPQNLQSVNLNTFNPIEVSANFRQRGFFASAAERAVFTNGSLLETTFAAKRFNAFVFPQGDTPMTVAPAVNSGNFFNRQDRFSTRYDGQSIYNFAPVDAKGDHLLKVGTTLSYTTFDGRERNNRIDVVRQDGTLSQRIDFVGDGQFERNVGEVSVFVQDKYTVRPNVVLDLGLRYDRNGLSNQNNFAPRFGFVIVPFSGGRTVVRGGIGVFYDKVPLGIGVFDRFQSRRVTAFQSDGITPVGPAETLRNVFAGELRTPYSVSGTFEIDHQLFKRFFLRFGYQKREGKNEFLVNPATDPLQGPVLVMSNGATSSYREYQVTTRYRLNDVSDISFSYVRSKTTGDLNDFNTYFGNFRAPIIRDNQRSRQPFDTPNRFLTVGNFELPFGIVASPVLDIHTGFPFSRVDNDQNFVGIRNPNDQRFLRFLALDLQVTKKIAIPFRGKKLITRIGVKIFNLTNHFNPRDVQANIGSPMFGEFYNSIGRTFRGKFEFDF; via the coding sequence ATGCACATGGCGATTCGAGCTTTTATTGGAGCAATGCTGATCTTCGCGCTCGTCAGTGGACAAGCCGTAGCCAACTGGCAAGCGGCGAAAATTAAAGGACTTGTCAATGGAATTCAGGCAGATGGGTCGAAATTACCGCTTGCGGGAGCCGTTGTAACGTTGCGTGGTACGGCGCTGACAACGAAAGACCCGGTCACGGTCACAACTGATGAAGAGGGCCGCTATACGTTATTTGATCTCTTACCCGGTGATTATCAACTCACGATTGAAGTGCCAGGGTTTGAAAGCTATAGCAAGAGCTATAAAATCGTTTCGGGCGCCGTTTCAGCCATCACGGTTGATTTAAGAATCAAAGAAACTAAAGAAGCCGTCGTTGAAATCAAGGCCAACCCAAATGAAATTGATAAAACTGAGACCTCGGTTGTTTCCCAAATCCAGGAAAAGACACTGCGCAACGCACCACTCGTCAACGAGACATTTCAGGATGCACTGCCGCTGGTGCCAGGCGTTGTCCGTGGGCCTGATGGACTCTTAAACATTAAGGGCGCCCGCGCCAGTCAATCCGGTTTGCTGGTCAATAGTGCCAACGTCACGGATCCGGTCACCGGAAACTACGCCATCAGCCTTCCTATCGAAGCAATTGAAACGGTTTCGGTGCTCTCAAGCCCCTACTCAGCGGAATTTGGAAAATTCAGCGGCGCGGTGACCACCATCGGCACCCGTGCTGGGGGCAATACGTGGCGATTCTTGTTTACCAACTTTATTCCCCGGATGCGCCGTCGCACAGACCCAGACACCGGTAAAAGCAAGCTGGTTGGACTTGAATCCATTACGCCCCGCCTGATTTTTATGGGGCCGATCATCAAAGACAAACTGACGATTTCACAATCCTTTCAGTATCAGTTTGTCCGCAATATCGTTCCGTCGCTTCCAAATTTGAAAAACGATGTCCAGTACGAGTCATTCGACTCATTCACGCAACTTGACTGGAACATCAATGGACGAAACCACTTAACTGGTGTTTTGTCGCTTTATCCACAAAACTTGCAGTCAGTCAATCTCAACACCTTTAACCCCATTGAAGTCTCGGCCAACTTTCGCCAGCGCGGCTTTTTTGCTTCAGCCGCCGAGCGGGCCGTCTTTACCAATGGCTCATTGCTTGAAACCACATTTGCCGCCAAACGGTTCAATGCGTTTGTGTTTCCTCAAGGAGACACGCCGATGACTGTTGCGCCAGCCGTCAACAGTGGGAATTTCTTTAACCGTCAGGATCGGTTTTCGACCCGGTACGACGGACAGTCAATCTACAACTTTGCACCGGTTGACGCGAAAGGGGATCACCTGCTCAAAGTCGGCACCACGCTGAGCTACACAACCTTTGACGGACGTGAGCGCAACAACCGAATTGATGTGGTCAGGCAAGACGGCACACTGAGCCAGCGGATTGACTTCGTCGGTGATGGCCAGTTTGAACGCAACGTCGGCGAAGTCTCTGTTTTTGTTCAGGATAAATACACAGTTCGGCCAAATGTTGTGCTTGATTTGGGGTTGCGCTATGACCGAAACGGCCTCTCAAACCAAAACAATTTTGCCCCGCGCTTTGGGTTTGTAATTGTGCCATTTTCAGGCGGAAGAACTGTCGTTCGCGGCGGAATTGGCGTGTTTTATGACAAAGTGCCACTAGGCATCGGTGTCTTTGATCGGTTTCAAAGCCGTCGGGTCACAGCCTTCCAGTCAGACGGCATCACACCGGTTGGTCCGGCTGAAACACTGCGCAACGTGTTTGCCGGCGAATTGCGGACGCCCTACAGCGTGTCAGGCACCTTCGAAATTGACCATCAACTCTTCAAGCGCTTTTTCCTGCGCTTTGGATACCAGAAGCGCGAAGGGAAAAACGAATTTCTGGTCAACCCTGCGACGGACCCGCTTCAAGGCCCGGTGCTGGTGATGTCCAATGGCGCCACGTCCAGTTATCGGGAATATCAGGTTACCACGCGCTACCGATTGAATGACGTAAGCGACATTTCGTTTTCTTATGTCCGATCAAAAACCACTGGCGATTTAAATGATTTCAACACCTACTTTGGAAACTTCCGGGCGCCGATTATCCGCGACAACCAGCGCTCTCGTCAGCCATTTGACACGCCGAATCGCTTTCTCACGGTCGGCAATTTCGAGTTGCCCTTTGGCATTGTGGCCTCACCGGTACTGGACATTCACACCGGGTTTCCCTTCTCACGGGTGGATAATGACCAGAATTTTGTTGGCATCCGCAACCCAAATGACCAGCGGTTTCTTCGGTTTTTAGCGCTTGATTTGCAGGTAACCAAGAAAATCGCCATTCCTTTCCGAGGCAAAAAACTGATTACTCGAATTGGTGTCAAAATCTTTAATCTGACCAATCACTTCAATCCTCGTGATGTGCAGGCCAATATTGGAAGCCCAATGTTCGGAGAGTTTTACAATAGCATTGGACGCACCTTCCGCGGCAAATTCGAGTTTGATTTTTAA
- a CDS encoding HEAT repeat domain-containing protein has translation MLWWTLQELKSNNIETRLRAARKLGESKDQRAIEALILALKDREFMVRNAAEEALSKIDPNWLRSSTARSTVPAFIAALNEQDREVRKSAAYVLGIICDLKASDALITKLADHDRDVRKAAAESLGMMRSKKAVPALVSVLGDSDSDVRKSATYALWNIGDERAIQPLVGELNDPNRAVREAAAEALQALGWRAQTTQEKAYLAVAVHNWDLASQLGKDAFDVLVATLKDHDKEIQQGAIEALGKIGDPAALEPLFEMLKHWEPDVRRAALRALSIIHDPRAVDTILVLLDDKDGEVRKMAAKALGEFKQPQSVLPLLAKLKDTESGVRQTTAEALGKLGDPQAIDYLVNGLVDEDSEVREASAWALSTLRWIPPDETQFIRCAIALRNWDELVNVGAAAIPFLIEALNDKHNYVRVAAAYALGQIKDPAAAEQLLNLLRHRNAEVRGVVAEALGSLGDVRAVRPLLRLTEDSDIASRVIGALRQLLEQSAPQFSIDELRAVIRLDNVQQVRLETDRQLETYKSWNTKQLVNCGYIRQLAQEELSRRGLTI, from the coding sequence ATGCTGTGGTGGACGCTTCAAGAACTGAAGTCAAACAACATCGAAACCCGCTTACGAGCCGCTCGCAAGTTAGGTGAATCGAAAGACCAGCGCGCGATTGAAGCCTTGATTCTGGCGTTGAAAGACCGGGAATTTATGGTTCGCAACGCCGCCGAAGAAGCACTCAGTAAAATTGATCCGAACTGGTTGCGGTCATCAACCGCCCGTTCGACCGTACCGGCCTTTATTGCGGCGCTCAATGAACAGGATCGTGAAGTTCGCAAATCGGCGGCCTATGTGCTCGGAATCATTTGCGACCTGAAGGCTTCGGATGCGTTGATTACCAAACTGGCCGACCATGATCGGGATGTCCGTAAAGCAGCGGCTGAATCGCTGGGCATGATGCGCAGCAAAAAAGCCGTCCCGGCGCTGGTGTCAGTCCTGGGCGACAGCGACAGCGATGTGCGCAAAAGCGCAACCTACGCGTTGTGGAACATCGGTGACGAACGGGCTATTCAGCCGCTGGTCGGCGAACTCAATGACCCAAACCGCGCCGTCCGTGAAGCCGCCGCCGAAGCCCTCCAGGCACTTGGCTGGCGAGCCCAAACGACTCAGGAAAAAGCCTATCTCGCCGTTGCGGTTCACAACTGGGATCTGGCTTCGCAGCTTGGTAAAGATGCGTTTGATGTCCTGGTGGCAACGCTCAAAGACCACGATAAGGAAATTCAACAGGGTGCGATCGAAGCCCTTGGAAAAATCGGTGATCCTGCCGCACTTGAACCGCTCTTTGAAATGCTCAAACATTGGGAACCCGATGTCAGACGGGCAGCACTCCGGGCCCTGAGCATCATCCATGACCCCCGAGCGGTTGATACCATTCTGGTTTTATTGGATGACAAAGATGGCGAGGTTCGAAAAATGGCGGCCAAAGCACTTGGGGAATTCAAACAACCCCAATCGGTGTTGCCATTGCTCGCCAAACTCAAAGATACGGAAAGCGGTGTTCGGCAAACAACCGCCGAAGCGCTTGGCAAACTGGGCGACCCACAAGCGATTGACTACCTGGTGAACGGCCTGGTTGATGAAGACAGCGAAGTCCGTGAAGCATCCGCCTGGGCACTCTCGACCCTGCGCTGGATCCCCCCTGATGAAACCCAGTTTATTCGATGTGCGATTGCCCTGCGAAACTGGGATGAATTGGTCAATGTTGGGGCCGCCGCCATTCCATTTCTCATCGAAGCCCTCAACGACAAACATAATTATGTTCGCGTAGCCGCAGCCTATGCCCTTGGTCAGATTAAAGACCCGGCGGCAGCCGAACAATTGCTCAATTTATTAAGGCACCGCAACGCCGAAGTCCGAGGCGTTGTGGCTGAGGCTCTCGGGTCACTCGGAGACGTTCGGGCGGTTCGACCACTCCTGCGCCTGACGGAAGATTCGGATATTGCCAGTCGGGTGATTGGTGCGTTACGGCAGCTCCTGGAGCAAAGCGCGCCTCAGTTTTCAATTGATGAGTTACGAGCGGTGATTCGTCTGGATAATGTCCAGCAGGTCCGGCTTGAAACTGACCGCCAGTTGGAAACTTATAAAAGCTGGAATACCAAACAACTGGTCAATTGTGGATACATCCGCCAACTGGCTCAGGAAGAATTGTCCCGCCGAGGACTCACCATTTGA
- a CDS encoding PadR family transcriptional regulator, with protein sequence MPAKVNLTYPSALILQVIVNGYQYGFDIMDVTGLPSGTVYPALRRLEQSGLIASQWEAAEIAQQELRPPRKYYGVTPTGEQSLAEAVKRFRLLETMIPNLPRKERPSQG encoded by the coding sequence GTGCCTGCAAAAGTCAATCTGACCTATCCTTCGGCCTTGATTCTCCAGGTTATCGTCAATGGGTACCAATACGGCTTTGATATTATGGATGTCACGGGATTACCCAGTGGCACTGTCTATCCAGCCTTGCGTCGCCTCGAACAATCCGGGTTGATTGCTTCTCAGTGGGAAGCCGCCGAGATTGCCCAGCAGGAGCTTCGTCCGCCTCGAAAGTATTATGGAGTGACCCCAACCGGTGAACAGTCATTAGCTGAGGCGGTCAAACGGTTTCGATTACTTGAAACCATGATTCCAAATCTGCCGCGGAAAGAGCGACCTTCCCAGGGGTAA
- a CDS encoding PPC domain-containing protein: protein MSQSFKHLRMGFTFYFCFCLLTGLGVFGKPVAVLARQGNALAPPSGLTARQTGSQVVLNWQPPDLSRFSTELATLRQAPVAETEPNNSQTQAQSVSLNSIVSGRAETSDTGQYVLALADGSSDDFEDVFKFTLTEAKQVSIKLEYTEEDADLDVWLLANDARLTILDDDGATQDNPELTLVDLDPGTYLIAVSTFEPGPPTPAENSDYQLTISTSDSGTPQLDSFNIYRAESTTVPLTREFLVGNVLADTTQFIDTPQGGDGRTSYSYVVTALYDTGESAASNTVSIAFSTDRTTPTVRVSSPNGGETASAGSPLNITWTATDDIGVTSQEISLSTDGGTTFPTSVATGLSGNTSIFTFPIPTTLRSTSARIRVVARDAAGNEGSDTSDASFTIGGADAMPPTVRLISPNSKSDKLRAGQSFLVQWQSSDNSALASHDLLLSTDGGATFATTIATGLPGSAQSFSFAVSATQPKSKTARIRVIARDAAGNAAQDDSDENFKIKKAK, encoded by the coding sequence ATGTCACAGAGTTTTAAGCATTTGCGGATGGGTTTCACATTTTACTTTTGTTTTTGTCTCCTGACAGGTTTAGGCGTCTTCGGAAAGCCAGTTGCCGTTCTGGCACGCCAGGGAAACGCTCTGGCGCCTCCTTCTGGGTTAACGGCACGTCAGACCGGAAGCCAGGTTGTTTTAAACTGGCAACCCCCCGATTTAAGCCGCTTTTCAACCGAACTTGCAACCCTTCGGCAAGCACCAGTTGCGGAAACTGAGCCAAATAACAGCCAGACCCAGGCCCAATCAGTATCATTGAATTCGATTGTCAGCGGCAGGGCCGAAACATCTGATACCGGTCAGTATGTCCTGGCACTGGCTGATGGTTCCAGCGATGATTTCGAAGATGTCTTCAAGTTTACTTTGACCGAGGCCAAACAGGTCTCGATCAAACTTGAATACACTGAAGAAGATGCTGATCTTGACGTGTGGCTCCTGGCCAATGATGCCCGGTTGACGATTCTGGATGACGACGGAGCGACCCAGGATAACCCGGAGCTGACACTGGTTGATCTTGATCCGGGAACGTACTTGATTGCCGTTTCGACCTTTGAGCCCGGCCCACCAACTCCGGCTGAAAATTCAGACTACCAGTTGACAATTTCAACCTCTGACTCTGGAACACCCCAACTTGACAGCTTCAATATCTACCGCGCTGAAAGCACCACCGTCCCGTTGACCCGTGAATTTCTGGTTGGGAATGTCCTGGCTGACACAACTCAGTTTATTGATACGCCACAGGGTGGAGATGGCCGAACCTCCTATAGCTACGTTGTAACGGCTCTCTATGACACAGGTGAAAGCGCGGCTTCAAACACAGTATCTATTGCGTTTAGCACTGATCGTACAACACCTACAGTTCGGGTTTCGTCACCAAATGGAGGTGAAACAGCCTCCGCTGGAAGCCCCCTCAATATCACCTGGACAGCCACCGACGACATTGGCGTTACCAGCCAGGAAATATCCCTTTCAACCGACGGCGGCACCACTTTTCCAACCTCAGTGGCAACAGGACTTTCTGGAAATACCAGTATCTTTACCTTTCCAATTCCCACCACTTTGCGTTCGACTTCGGCCCGGATCCGGGTTGTGGCCCGTGATGCGGCTGGAAACGAAGGCTCTGACACCAGCGATGCCAGTTTCACCATTGGCGGAGCAGATGCCATGCCGCCAACGGTGCGGCTCATTTCACCTAATTCCAAATCAGACAAGTTAAGAGCCGGCCAATCCTTCCTCGTTCAATGGCAATCGTCTGACAATAGTGCACTTGCCAGCCATGACTTACTGCTCTCGACAGATGGCGGTGCCACCTTTGCAACCACCATCGCCACTGGTCTTCCAGGGTCAGCCCAAAGTTTTTCATTTGCGGTCAGCGCGACCCAACCCAAATCCAAAACGGCTCGCATTCGAGTGATTGCCCGTGATGCGGCTGGAAACGCGGCTCAGGATGACAGCGACGAAAACTTCAAGATCAAGAAAGCGAAGTAG
- a CDS encoding ABC transporter permease encodes MLKLDSPSEFKLQLLLSLISTIAVVVPRCQRTDWKQEWQAEIIFHWRQLHQRHRFNRKRHFKALNYCSGAVVDALVLRAESSGLVEWVGDFAQGMAAVIRYPRTALVSSGMLSAGISCLMVGLAVVGAGFWLPLPMAQVDSLVVVNNTCSVIESKKLPFSVSEFYDLQHSVTSLQAIEALHPSLANVSFTHTSVAVKLGRVSDGFLSLTSGGAALGTCHWPAEPNSSQSLPGVVISHRFWKQYFDATPDILGTQIEVDQKPYQIQGVMPAGFDLPGQINVWIQLTSPANLGSQTERDTRFLTVFGRLQPGMTVNEVQQELDMLARKLKPTPPVTDVQWPVWGMTVKSVRQWWLGDWYTTILWLFAGTVGVFGLAVWATIRTEGRQPVETDFATNSRQRFRWSLGEGWGLITLGMIGGGLAGIWYLKLVNHVFLQPVLQVEPARLDGWVWATTCVVLMLMVIIRSFRASQSLVSAEIISPTWPKRAFQSVAVTLFLGLAVVAGMYQITLEKHQKVGGHDVRDWFTFQVRLPGVNPKDPAVVEQFLNETTQRIRSLDGVTAVCASSRFPFGPRKADWSIEIEGYRPERTGKFPTHGVSAVSPGYFAAFQSRILLGRDFTAEDRSNSERVVIINRAVADAYWPGENPLGHRLNLNPGDPRGWRTIIGVVENTLLPGTDDQVLPEVYCPIVQFPPPILTFLVLNRKGTPLPMLDQRSEPQPAIRVFHLSSLNQRMTELLSRQRFALQSLLAMIVAVMAIVVGHSDPTRSIQAASSQKK; translated from the coding sequence ATGCTGAAACTGGATTCACCATCGGAATTCAAACTCCAGTTGCTCTTGTCGTTGATTTCGACTATTGCGGTGGTGGTGCCTCGATGTCAGCGAACCGATTGGAAGCAGGAGTGGCAGGCCGAAATTATTTTTCACTGGAGGCAATTGCACCAGCGGCACCGCTTCAATCGAAAAAGGCATTTCAAGGCATTGAATTACTGCAGTGGAGCGGTGGTTGATGCGTTGGTTTTGAGAGCTGAATCCAGTGGTTTGGTTGAGTGGGTCGGAGATTTCGCCCAGGGCATGGCGGCGGTTATTCGGTATCCGCGAACGGCTCTGGTATCAAGCGGAATGCTTTCCGCCGGGATCAGTTGCTTGATGGTTGGGCTGGCTGTGGTTGGTGCGGGCTTCTGGTTGCCATTGCCCATGGCCCAGGTGGACAGTCTGGTGGTTGTCAACAACACCTGTTCGGTCATCGAATCCAAAAAGCTTCCGTTTTCAGTTTCTGAATTTTATGACCTGCAACACAGTGTGACATCGCTGCAGGCAATCGAAGCCCTCCACCCTTCGCTGGCGAATGTTTCATTCACACACACCTCAGTGGCCGTGAAGCTAGGCCGGGTCTCGGATGGATTTTTATCACTCACGTCAGGCGGGGCCGCATTGGGAACCTGCCACTGGCCAGCGGAACCCAATTCATCTCAATCACTGCCAGGTGTTGTGATCAGTCACCGGTTTTGGAAACAGTATTTTGACGCAACGCCGGATATTCTTGGAACCCAGATTGAAGTTGATCAGAAGCCCTATCAAATTCAGGGCGTGATGCCCGCCGGGTTTGATCTCCCAGGCCAGATCAATGTGTGGATCCAATTGACATCTCCGGCCAATTTGGGAAGCCAGACTGAGCGGGACACCCGATTTCTCACTGTTTTTGGGCGACTCCAACCTGGAATGACCGTCAACGAGGTGCAACAGGAACTCGACATGCTGGCTCGGAAGCTAAAGCCAACGCCGCCAGTGACCGACGTGCAGTGGCCAGTGTGGGGAATGACGGTCAAGAGCGTGCGCCAGTGGTGGTTGGGTGACTGGTACACAACCATTCTGTGGCTGTTTGCCGGAACGGTGGGTGTCTTTGGTCTGGCGGTGTGGGCCACCATTCGAACCGAGGGTCGGCAACCGGTTGAGACTGATTTTGCGACCAACTCACGTCAACGTTTTCGGTGGAGTCTCGGAGAAGGCTGGGGGCTGATCACTCTGGGGATGATCGGCGGTGGTCTGGCTGGAATATGGTATTTGAAGCTGGTCAATCACGTGTTTTTGCAGCCAGTTCTCCAGGTTGAACCAGCCCGACTTGATGGATGGGTGTGGGCAACTACCTGTGTTGTGCTGATGCTGATGGTGATCATCCGGAGCTTTCGGGCCAGCCAATCCCTGGTGTCAGCAGAAATTATTTCTCCAACCTGGCCAAAACGGGCGTTTCAGTCGGTGGCAGTAACCCTTTTTCTGGGTCTGGCTGTGGTTGCAGGAATGTATCAGATAACGCTTGAAAAACATCAGAAAGTTGGAGGGCACGACGTCCGCGACTGGTTCACGTTTCAAGTTCGATTACCCGGAGTAAATCCAAAAGACCCGGCTGTGGTCGAGCAATTTCTGAATGAGACCACTCAGCGAATTCGATCCCTCGATGGTGTGACGGCTGTCTGTGCTTCCAGTCGGTTCCCGTTCGGTCCCCGAAAGGCTGACTGGTCAATTGAGATCGAAGGATACCGTCCTGAACGCACCGGGAAATTTCCAACCCATGGTGTGAGCGCCGTCAGCCCCGGCTATTTTGCCGCCTTTCAGTCCCGGATTCTGCTTGGACGGGATTTTACAGCCGAAGACCGATCCAATTCAGAACGGGTCGTGATTATCAATCGTGCGGTTGCCGATGCCTACTGGCCGGGTGAGAATCCACTTGGTCACCGGCTCAATTTAAACCCTGGTGATCCTCGGGGCTGGCGGACAATTATCGGAGTGGTTGAAAATACCTTGCTTCCTGGCACAGATGATCAAGTTTTGCCGGAAGTCTATTGTCCGATTGTCCAATTTCCACCTCCCATCCTGACATTTCTGGTTCTGAACCGTAAGGGGACACCGCTGCCGATGCTCGACCAGCGGAGTGAACCTCAACCAGCTATTCGGGTGTTTCATTTGAGTTCTCTCAATCAGAGGATGACCGAACTCTTGAGTCGTCAACGTTTTGCGCTACAGTCGTTGCTCGCGATGATCGTAGCCGTGATGGCGATTGTGGTTGGGCATTCTGACCCAACCAGGTCAATCCAGGCCGCTTCATCTCAAAAGAAGTAA
- a CDS encoding tetratricopeptide repeat protein, translating into MVISDNFKALAKLYYNPIRAMNDIIDHGSLLFAMTVAAVATVVFYLALAIPMLTVVGNLWFVGSSLLPSTHQVAPAQADAPASTTGDETEEDVPPLSRGFTPTRMLYLFYAFLSSPMSVLSWVAALTLLYVPASIIVGSWFIPTARVGIFFQQHYGSLLACTCMAWAAAFLPGALLLLVGPVGKLFLAPFVVSLGTLYFAILMVCALRVNLGSEYQGAIVTVLLSWVSLLLAPIFSSCLSYVMLPWIAFYLYGYIRGEANFVSTAFSGQQSFRRYLEASTINPRDAEAHYQLGLIHQKRRQYSDAIDRFNRSVEIDPNEIDAHYQLGRIAREQKRFQDAISHFDAVVTRDEKHCRYEIWREIGATYFEAGMCEDARPFLERYVQQREFDPEGLYFLGASYAGLGLREQARQALEQCLEAVRTTPHYRRGEVRQFQKLANEKLAGLA; encoded by the coding sequence ATGGTGATTTCTGACAATTTCAAAGCTTTGGCAAAGCTGTATTACAACCCGATCCGGGCCATGAATGACATCATTGACCACGGCAGCCTGCTTTTTGCGATGACCGTGGCGGCGGTGGCAACAGTTGTCTTTTATCTGGCCCTGGCGATTCCGATGTTGACCGTGGTGGGAAATCTCTGGTTTGTTGGATCATCGTTGCTCCCCTCAACTCACCAGGTCGCCCCGGCCCAAGCCGACGCCCCTGCCAGTACCACAGGAGATGAAACCGAGGAAGATGTCCCCCCTCTCAGCCGTGGCTTTACACCAACCCGGATGCTCTATTTGTTTTATGCCTTTTTAAGTTCACCAATGTCGGTTTTGTCCTGGGTGGCGGCCTTGACCCTGCTCTATGTGCCGGCCTCGATCATAGTTGGATCGTGGTTTATTCCCACGGCTCGGGTTGGGATCTTTTTTCAGCAGCACTATGGGTCGCTGCTGGCCTGTACCTGCATGGCCTGGGCGGCGGCATTTCTGCCTGGGGCGCTGTTGCTTCTGGTGGGGCCAGTTGGAAAATTGTTCCTGGCCCCGTTTGTGGTCAGCCTTGGAACGCTGTATTTTGCGATTTTGATGGTCTGTGCCCTGCGGGTAAACCTTGGGTCTGAATATCAGGGCGCGATTGTGACGGTTCTGCTGTCGTGGGTTTCCCTTTTGCTGGCGCCAATTTTTTCAAGCTGCCTTTCGTATGTGATGCTTCCCTGGATCGCTTTTTACCTCTATGGGTACATCCGCGGTGAAGCCAACTTTGTTTCGACTGCGTTTAGCGGACAGCAAAGTTTTCGCCGATATCTGGAAGCTTCGACCATTAACCCACGGGATGCGGAAGCACACTATCAGCTTGGCTTGATCCATCAAAAACGGCGTCAGTACAGCGATGCGATTGACCGGTTCAACCGCTCTGTCGAGATTGACCCGAACGAAATTGACGCCCATTACCAGCTTGGCCGGATCGCCCGTGAACAAAAACGTTTTCAGGATGCCATCTCCCATTTTGATGCGGTGGTAACTCGCGATGAAAAACATTGCCGGTATGAAATCTGGCGTGAAATCGGCGCCACCTATTTTGAAGCCGGAATGTGTGAAGATGCCCGGCCTTTTCTTGAACGGTATGTGCAACAGCGGGAGTTTGATCCTGAGGGACTGTATTTTCTGGGTGCTAGCTACGCCGGGTTAGGCTTACGTGAACAAGCCCGTCAGGCACTGGAACAATGCCTCGAAGCTGTCCGAACCACTCCTCACTATCGGCGCGGCGAAGTTCGTCAATTTCAGAAACTGGCGAATGAAAAACTGGCTGGCTTGGCCTGA
- a CDS encoding four helix bundle protein: MPKGFIPKHGGYQKLLSYQKAEIVYDATVYFTRRFYRIGDRTIDQMVQAARSGKQNIAEASLASGTSKETEIKLTNVARASLEELLIDYRDFLRTRNLDEWSPDHSYTRRLRELNRQPDATFETFRKGIEHPDPAISANVIVGLIKVTCFLLDQQLKKLEQEFLKKGGLRERMTQARIAARNTGLKKSN; the protein is encoded by the coding sequence ATGCCCAAAGGGTTTATTCCAAAACACGGTGGCTATCAAAAACTGCTTTCCTACCAGAAAGCTGAGATTGTCTATGATGCCACGGTGTATTTTACTCGGCGCTTTTACCGAATCGGCGACCGGACGATTGATCAGATGGTCCAGGCCGCCCGTTCCGGAAAACAAAACATCGCTGAAGCCAGCCTTGCATCAGGGACTTCGAAAGAAACCGAGATCAAACTCACCAATGTTGCCCGCGCCAGTTTGGAAGAACTCCTGATTGACTACCGTGACTTTCTGAGAACCCGAAATCTCGATGAATGGTCACCTGACCACTCCTACACCCGGCGATTGCGCGAACTCAACCGCCAGCCTGACGCAACATTTGAGACCTTTCGCAAAGGAATTGAGCACCCGGATCCAGCCATTTCAGCCAACGTCATTGTCGGACTGATCAAAGTCACCTGCTTTTTGCTGGACCAGCAACTCAAAAAACTGGAACAGGAATTTCTCAAAAAAGGCGGCCTTCGCGAGCGGATGACTCAGGCCCGAATTGCAGCCAGAAATACTGGCCTAAAAAAGTCCAACTGA